One genomic region from Zalophus californianus isolate mZalCal1 chromosome 2, mZalCal1.pri.v2, whole genome shotgun sequence encodes:
- the PLAT gene encoding tissue-type plasminogen activator, with product MRRELVCVLLLCGAALTLSSQEIHTRFRRGARSYRVSCRDEKTQTLYLQNESWLRPGLRGNRVEYCRCVAGRAHCHSVPVRVCSEQRCFNGGACRQALYFSDFVCECPEGFLGKRCEIDASATCYKDQGITYRGTWSTAESGAECVNWNSSVLALKRYSGRRPNAIQLGLGNHNYCRNPDRDSRPWCYIFKAGKYSSEFCSTPACPEEKNEDCYFGKGLAYRGTSSHTTSGAPCLQWNSIVLTGKVYTAWKTNSQALGLGNHNYCRNPDGDAKPWCHVLKDRKLTWEYCDVPQCSTCGLRQYKQPQFRIKGGLYTDITSHPWQAAIFVKSRRSPGERFFCGGILISSCWVLSAAHCFQERYDAHHLRVVLGRTYREVPGEEEQKFEVEKYIIHEEFDEDTYNNDIVLLKLKSESLHCAQESDTVRTVCLPEANLRLPDWTECELSGYGKHEASSPFYSERLKEAHVRLYPSSRCTSRHLFNKTVTSNMLCAGDTRSGGNQANLHDACQGDSGGPLVCMKDNRMTLVGIISWGIGCGQKDVPGIYTKVINYLDWIQNNMRL from the exons ATGAGGAGAGAGCTCGTGTGCGTTCTGCTGCTTTGTGGAGCAGCTCTCACCTTGTCCAGCCAG GAAATCCACACCCGATTCAGAAGAGGAGCCAGATCTTACAGAG TGAGTTGCAGAGACGAGAAGACGCAGACGCTGTACCTGCAGAACGAGTCGTGGCTGCGCCCGGGCCTGCGGGGCAACCGCGTGGAGTACTGCCGCTGCGTGGCCGGCCGCGCGCACTGCCACTCGGTGCCCGTCAGAG TCTGCAGTGAACAGAGGTGCTTTAATGGCGGGGCGTGTCGGCAGGCTCTCTATTTCTCAGATTTTGTCTGCGAGTGTCCTGAAGGCTTTTTGGGGAAACGCTGCGAAATAG ATGCCAGTGCCACGTGCTACAAGGACCAGGGTATCACCTACAGGGGCACGTGGAGCACCGCGGAAAGCGGGGCCGAGTGTGTGAACTGGAACAGCAGCGTGCTGGCCCTGAAGCGCTACTCGGGGCGGAGGCCCAACGCCATCCAGCTGGGCCTCGGGAATCACAATTACTGCAG AAACCCGGACAGGGACTCAAGGCCCTGGTGCTACATCTTCAAGGCGGGCAAGTACAGCAGTGAGTTCTGCAGCACGCCAGCCTGCCCCGAGG aaaaaaatgaggaCTGCTACTTTGGAAAAGGGTTAGCATACCGTGGCACCTCCAGCCACACTACATCTGGTGCCCCCTGCCTCCAGTGGAATTCCATAGTCCTAACAGGCAAGGTCTACACAGCGTGGAAGACCAATTCTCAGGCACTGGGCCTGGGCAACCACAATTACTGCCG GAACCCAGATGGGGATGCCAAGCCTTGGTGCCACGTGCTGAAGGACCGCAAGTTGACGTGGGAATACTGCGACGTGCCCCAGTGCT ccaCCTGTGGTCTGAGACAGTACAAGCAGCCACAGTTTCGCATTAAAGGAGGACTCTACACAGACATCACGTCTCATCCGTGGCAGGCCGCCATCTTTGTCAAGAGCAGGAGGTCACCAGGAGAGAGGTTTTTTTGTGGGGGAATACTAATCAGTTCCTGCTGGGTCCTGTCTGCTGCCCACTGCTTCCAGGAGAG GTATGATGCCCACCACCTTAGGGTGGTCTTGGGCAGAACATACCGAGAGGTCCCtggagaggaggagcagaaatTTGAAGTCGAAAAATACATCATCCATGAGGAATTTGATGAAGACACTTACAACAACGATATTG TCCTGCTGAAACTGAAGTCGGAGTCGCTACACTGCGCCCAGGAGAGCGACACCGTGCGCACTGTGTGTCTCCCCGAGGCCAACCTGAGGCTGCCCGACTGGACAGAATGTGAGCTGTCTGGCTACGGCAAGCACGAGGCGT CTTCTCCTTTCTATTCTGAGCGGCTGAAGGAGGCTCATGTCAGGCTGTACCCGTCCAGCCGCTGCACATCACGGCATCTGTTCAACAAAACTGTCACAAGCAACATGCTGTGCGCCGGAGACACGCGAAGTGGTGGGAACCAGGCAAACCTGCACGATGCCTGCCAG GGTGACTCGGGTGGCCCCTTGGTGTGTATGAAGGACAATCGCATGACTCTGGTTGGCATCATCAGTTGGGGCATTGGCTGTGGGCAGAAAGATGTTCCTGGTATATATACCAAGGTTATTAATTACCTAGACTGGATTCAAAACAATATGCGACTGTGA